One stretch of Aeromicrobium fastidiosum DNA includes these proteins:
- a CDS encoding LCP family protein, whose translation MTTPDIAPSTPPKRRREPSRRRKIVRRTLVGLGVFVLVLGIGAAGAIWKLQGNIDTAKLGDSVVKDDTPKGAMNILFIGSDSRDLGTNEYGKGTGSQRSDALMLVHFSRGNTRIDAVQIPRDTVLDLPACKNTGSGAFAGGTNQMINAALDGGPACSVKAVETISNVRIDHFVQLDFEGFASMVDALGGVKVCLDEPLVDPLAKLKLPAGEQKIPGKDALALARTRHAVGDGSDIGRLGHQQVVMSSIIEQARSTSVLTRPDKLFRFVNALTKSITVDEGISSIPELTSLAKRARAVPDSGITFVTMPNGAAPFDANRVVKTDDADTIFKAVAKDQEMPVEGEDTPDKPASGGTATEVSNPRSAPVKVLNAAQTSGLGTSAQASLTALGYTVNGVATAQKPATATRIFVDGTPEAKATADQINADFGFKAQIIEQTSKITGVWLIIGSDRIQAGTDPVKPEPVKATTRKANDSLCT comes from the coding sequence GTGACCACGCCCGACATCGCGCCGAGCACCCCGCCGAAGCGCCGACGCGAGCCGTCGCGACGCCGCAAGATCGTGCGTCGCACGCTCGTCGGGCTCGGCGTGTTCGTCCTGGTGCTCGGCATCGGAGCGGCCGGGGCCATCTGGAAGCTGCAGGGCAACATCGACACCGCCAAGCTGGGCGACTCGGTCGTCAAGGACGACACCCCGAAGGGTGCCATGAACATCTTGTTCATCGGCTCCGACTCCCGCGACCTCGGCACCAACGAGTACGGAAAGGGCACCGGATCTCAGCGCAGCGATGCCCTGATGCTGGTGCACTTCTCGCGCGGCAACACCCGCATCGACGCTGTGCAGATCCCCCGTGACACCGTGCTCGACCTGCCCGCCTGCAAGAACACCGGCAGCGGGGCGTTCGCCGGCGGCACCAACCAGATGATCAACGCTGCTCTCGACGGCGGACCCGCGTGCTCCGTCAAGGCCGTCGAGACGATCAGCAACGTGCGCATCGACCACTTCGTCCAGCTCGACTTCGAGGGATTCGCCTCGATGGTCGACGCCCTCGGCGGCGTCAAGGTGTGCCTCGACGAGCCGCTCGTCGACCCCCTCGCCAAGCTCAAGCTGCCCGCCGGCGAGCAGAAGATCCCCGGCAAGGACGCGCTCGCCCTGGCCCGCACCCGCCACGCCGTCGGCGACGGCAGCGACATCGGCCGGCTCGGTCACCAGCAGGTCGTCATGTCGTCGATCATCGAGCAGGCCCGCAGCACCAGCGTGCTGACCCGGCCCGACAAGCTCTTCCGGTTCGTCAACGCGCTGACCAAGTCGATCACGGTCGACGAGGGCATCTCGTCGATCCCCGAGCTCACCAGCCTGGCCAAGCGCGCCCGCGCGGTGCCCGACTCCGGCATCACGTTCGTCACGATGCCCAACGGAGCCGCGCCCTTCGACGCCAACCGGGTCGTCAAGACCGATGACGCCGACACGATCTTCAAGGCCGTCGCGAAGGACCAGGAGATGCCGGTCGAGGGCGAGGACACGCCCGACAAGCCCGCGAGCGGCGGTACCGCGACCGAGGTCAGCAACCCCCGGTCGGCACCCGTCAAGGTGCTCAACGCGGCACAGACCTCGGGTCTCGGCACCTCGGCACAGGCGTCGCTGACCGCCCTCGGCTACACCGTGAACGGCGTCGCCACGGCCCAGAAGCCCGCCACCGCGACGCGCATCTTCGTCGACGGCACCCCCGAGGCCAAGGCCACCGCCGACCAGATCAACGCCGATTTCGGGTTCAAGGCCCAGATCATCGAGCAGACGTCGAAGATCACCGGCGTGTGGCTCATCATCGGCTCCGACCGCATCCAGGCCGGCACCGATCCGGTCAAGCCCGAGCCCGTCAAGGCCACGACCCGCAAGGCCAACGACTCGCTCTGCACCTGA
- a CDS encoding CsbD family protein gives MGIADKAKNAAEDLAGKAKEVVGDVTNNDELKAEGKKDQAKSSVKDAGENIKDAFKK, from the coding sequence ATGGGCATCGCAGACAAGGCCAAGAACGCCGCCGAGGACCTCGCCGGAAAGGCCAAGGAAGTCGTCGGAGACGTCACCAACAACGACGAGCTCAAGGCCGAGGGCAAGAAGGACCAGGCCAAGTCGTCCGTCAAGGACGCCGGCGAGAACATCAAGGACGCCTTCAAGAAGTAG
- a CDS encoding DUF6286 domain-containing protein, protein MSTTIGSPKARPAASSVSLVLALALVGIAVVAVRDLAVDRGWADGTTWTGDLVDRLDGTTAGVPAVIVGVVLALVGLWLLLTSVRPAARTHETTSGPSDVWITRSAVRAVATGAAEHTPGVAAASSRHRRGRVVVTVQSDRPGVAAEVEANVRTALDGLSTHEVVVRTEEVKHDS, encoded by the coding sequence GTGAGCACCACGATCGGCTCCCCCAAGGCACGCCCCGCGGCATCCAGTGTCTCCTTGGTCCTGGCGCTCGCGCTCGTCGGCATCGCCGTCGTCGCCGTGCGCGACCTCGCGGTCGACCGCGGCTGGGCCGACGGGACGACGTGGACGGGCGACCTCGTCGACCGTCTCGACGGCACGACAGCCGGAGTCCCCGCGGTCATCGTCGGCGTCGTCCTGGCCCTCGTCGGGCTGTGGCTGCTGCTGACCTCGGTACGTCCCGCGGCCCGCACCCACGAGACGACCTCCGGACCGTCCGACGTGTGGATCACCCGCAGCGCCGTGCGAGCCGTCGCCACCGGCGCGGCCGAGCACACCCCCGGCGTCGCGGCCGCCAGCTCGCGGCACCGTCGAGGGCGGGTCGTCGTGACCGTGCAGTCCGATCGACCCGGCGTCGCTGCCGAGGTCGAGGCCAACGTGCGCACCGCGCTCGACGGCCTCAGCACCCACGAGGTCGTCGTCCGCACTGAGGAGGTCAAGCATGACTCGTAG
- a CDS encoding Asp23/Gls24 family envelope stress response protein, with protein sequence MTDTQTFALSDLPGAGADRPVDERGTLDVRAKAVEHIVAQASLQVPGCVARPAGVQQLGTRNLPSATVTFRGAIAVADLHAAATWPCRAEELAATIRSSVRAEASRLSGTDIERVDVTLHIVSADAAQGAQPSSRRVS encoded by the coding sequence GTGACTGACACCCAGACCTTCGCCCTCTCCGACCTGCCCGGCGCAGGCGCCGATCGGCCGGTCGACGAGCGCGGGACACTCGATGTCCGCGCCAAGGCGGTCGAGCACATCGTCGCCCAGGCCTCGCTGCAGGTGCCCGGGTGCGTCGCCCGGCCCGCAGGCGTGCAGCAGCTGGGCACCCGCAACCTGCCGTCGGCGACCGTCACCTTCCGCGGCGCGATCGCCGTCGCCGACCTGCACGCGGCCGCCACCTGGCCGTGCCGTGCTGAAGAGCTCGCGGCGACGATCCGTTCATCGGTCCGGGCCGAGGCCTCCCGCCTGTCGGGCACCGACATCGAGCGCGTCGACGTGACGCTGCACATCGTGTCGGCCGACGCGGCGCAGGGCGCCCAGCCGTCCTCGAGGAGGGTCTCGTGA
- a CDS encoding Asp23/Gls24 family envelope stress response protein produces the protein MADTLKATAPAKIADSGSASAELVKAAPTGPLVSDQGRTSIADAVVSKIAGIATREVSGVHDLGGNTARAVGAIRDRIPGSRTNLSQGVNVEVGERQAAVDVDLIAEYGVSIAELATGVRRNVIGSVERMTGLEVTEVNITVLDVHLEGDETDADTSESRVE, from the coding sequence ATGGCTGACACACTCAAGGCGACCGCTCCCGCGAAGATCGCCGACTCCGGCTCCGCCTCCGCCGAGCTCGTCAAGGCCGCCCCCACCGGGCCGCTCGTGAGCGACCAGGGACGCACCTCGATCGCCGACGCCGTGGTCTCCAAGATCGCCGGCATCGCGACCCGCGAGGTCAGCGGCGTACACGACCTCGGCGGCAACACCGCCCGCGCCGTCGGCGCGATCCGTGACCGCATCCCCGGATCGCGCACCAACCTCAGCCAGGGCGTCAACGTCGAGGTCGGCGAGCGCCAGGCCGCCGTCGACGTCGACCTGATCGCCGAGTACGGCGTCTCGATCGCCGAGCTGGCGACGGGAGTGCGGCGCAACGTCATCGGTTCGGTCGAGCGCATGACGGGGCTCGAGGTGACCGAGGTCAACATCACGGTCCTCGACGTCCACCTCGAGGGCGACGAGACCGACGCCGACACCAGTGAGTCCCGTGTCGAGTGA
- a CDS encoding RNA polymerase sigma factor — MSAPDAAVPDTVLVRRVRLGDRTAFDEIITKHGPGMYRFALRMVGGHQADAGEVVQEAFISAWKNIETFEARSSLRTWLFSLVSRRAADLQRKRRPTPIDDDVLSAIAPASHRDPLQDVMDKELIAALQVALAELPHQQRAVWLLREVEDMSYDEIATTLTMTPDSVRGQLHRGRKNLAERMAQWR, encoded by the coding sequence GTGTCGGCCCCGGACGCCGCGGTCCCGGACACCGTGCTGGTGCGCCGGGTGCGGCTGGGCGATCGCACGGCGTTCGACGAGATCATCACGAAGCACGGTCCCGGCATGTACCGGTTCGCCCTGCGGATGGTGGGCGGTCACCAGGCCGATGCCGGCGAGGTCGTGCAGGAGGCGTTCATCTCGGCCTGGAAGAACATCGAGACCTTCGAGGCCCGCTCGTCGCTGCGCACGTGGCTGTTCAGCCTCGTGTCACGGCGCGCCGCAGACCTGCAGCGCAAGCGCCGTCCGACCCCCATCGACGACGACGTCCTGTCGGCCATCGCCCCGGCGTCCCACCGCGACCCGCTGCAGGACGTCATGGACAAGGAGCTGATCGCCGCGCTCCAGGTGGCGCTGGCCGAGCTGCCCCATCAGCAGCGCGCGGTCTGGCTGCTGCGCGAGGTCGAGGACATGAGCTATGACGAGATCGCCACTACCCTGACGATGACGCCCGACAGCGTCAGGGGACAGCTGCACCGGGGCCGCAAGAACCTGGCGGAGAGGATGGCGCAATGGCGGTAG
- the ptsP gene encoding phosphoenolpyruvate--protein phosphotransferase — protein sequence MSSSGTPVVPGVGTGPVVVTAERVEAPTDEPHVDRETTVAAVAAASEVVADRLTARAAHASGAAAEVLQATAAMARDRGLATFVAKHADASGPATAVTAAVAELAAMFSAAGGLMAERVTDLHDVRDRVVAEVLGLPEPGVPSPDVPSVLFADDLAPADTAGLDPERIVAIAIRLGGATSHTAIIARQLGIPCVVGVRDLPIDGSAVTALVDGSTGEIVLDPDPADASARAQADAERRAAGAAWTGPGATSDGHAVQVLANVQDAAGAVRAAAEPIEGFGLYRTELSFLDRSSEPTVDEQTEIYAAVLDAAGTHKVVVRTLDAGSDKPLAFADMGTEPNPALGVRGLRIATERPELLDHQLDAIAAAAARSDADVWVMAPMVAVVSEAADVAQRIRERGLTAGVMIETPSAALLADRLLEHVDFVSIGTNDLSQYTFAADRMASSLSHLTDPWQPALLMLVSSVAAAGERAGKPVGVCGEAAADPMLACVLVGLGVTSLSCAASAVRSVGAMLATVTLEQCREAAEAALAAADPAAGRDRVRAILA from the coding sequence ATGAGCAGCAGCGGAACACCGGTCGTCCCCGGCGTCGGCACCGGACCCGTCGTCGTGACGGCCGAGCGGGTCGAGGCCCCCACCGACGAGCCGCACGTCGATCGCGAGACGACCGTCGCCGCCGTCGCCGCCGCCAGCGAGGTCGTCGCCGACCGGCTGACCGCCCGCGCGGCCCACGCCTCCGGTGCCGCCGCCGAGGTGCTGCAGGCCACCGCCGCGATGGCCCGCGACCGGGGTCTGGCCACGTTCGTCGCCAAGCACGCCGACGCCTCGGGCCCGGCCACCGCCGTCACGGCCGCCGTCGCCGAGCTCGCCGCGATGTTCAGCGCCGCCGGGGGGCTGATGGCCGAGCGCGTCACCGACCTGCACGACGTCCGCGACCGGGTCGTCGCCGAGGTGCTCGGGCTGCCGGAGCCCGGCGTGCCCAGCCCCGACGTGCCGTCCGTGCTGTTCGCCGACGACCTGGCCCCGGCCGACACCGCGGGCCTCGACCCCGAGCGCATCGTCGCGATCGCGATCCGCCTCGGCGGTGCCACGAGCCACACCGCGATCATCGCCCGGCAGCTCGGCATCCCGTGTGTCGTGGGCGTGCGCGACCTGCCGATCGACGGATCGGCCGTCACGGCGCTGGTCGACGGCTCGACGGGCGAGATCGTGCTCGACCCCGATCCGGCCGACGCGTCAGCGCGAGCGCAGGCCGATGCCGAGCGGCGCGCGGCAGGGGCGGCGTGGACCGGCCCCGGCGCGACGAGCGACGGCCACGCAGTGCAGGTGCTCGCCAACGTGCAGGACGCCGCGGGCGCCGTCCGTGCCGCGGCCGAGCCGATCGAGGGCTTCGGCCTCTACCGCACCGAGCTGAGCTTCCTCGACCGCAGCTCCGAGCCGACGGTCGACGAGCAGACCGAGATCTACGCCGCCGTGCTCGACGCCGCGGGCACGCACAAGGTCGTCGTCCGCACGCTCGACGCCGGCTCCGACAAGCCGCTCGCCTTCGCCGACATGGGCACCGAGCCCAATCCGGCCCTCGGCGTCCGTGGGCTGCGCATCGCCACCGAGCGGCCCGAGCTGCTCGACCACCAGCTCGATGCGATCGCCGCTGCCGCTGCACGATCGGACGCCGACGTGTGGGTCATGGCCCCCATGGTGGCGGTCGTGTCGGAGGCCGCCGACGTCGCGCAGCGCATCCGCGAGCGGGGGCTCACGGCCGGCGTCATGATCGAGACGCCGTCGGCCGCGCTCCTCGCCGACCGCCTGCTGGAGCACGTCGACTTCGTGTCGATCGGCACCAACGACCTCAGCCAGTACACGTTCGCCGCCGACCGCATGGCGTCGTCCCTGAGCCACCTGACCGATCCGTGGCAGCCGGCGCTGCTGATGCTCGTCTCGTCGGTCGCTGCGGCGGGCGAACGCGCCGGCAAGCCGGTCGGGGTGTGTGGCGAGGCCGCCGCCGACCCGATGCTGGCCTGCGTGCTGGTCGGCCTCGGTGTCACGTCGCTGTCGTGCGCGGCGAGCGCCGTCCGCAGCGTCGGCGCGATGCTCGCGACCGTCACGCTCGAGCAGTGCCGCGAGGCCGCCGAGGCCGCGCTGGCCGCCGCCGACCCGGCTGCGGGACGCGACCGGGTGCGGGCGATCCTCGCCTGA
- a CDS encoding DeoR/GlpR family DNA-binding transcription regulator, which yields MYAAERRAALALRLEQHGRVSVLDAAGDFGVSGETVRRDLAALERRGIARRVHGGAVARSSVQAVELDLLEREARQSPQKQRIAAAALAFLPAVDGSVIIDAGTSTAALVDALPDEHSLTAVTHGVATAAQLARLGQVDLHVIGGHVRGATGAAIGAGTVAAYETVGVDVAFVGTNGISIERGLTTVDFGEAAVKRAIVARAARTVVLADSSKLDTDYIVTFAALSAIDVLVTDSDASTECVARLREAGVEVVLA from the coding sequence GTGTACGCAGCAGAACGACGAGCAGCGCTGGCCCTGCGCCTCGAGCAGCACGGACGCGTCAGCGTGCTCGACGCCGCCGGCGACTTCGGCGTCTCCGGCGAGACCGTGCGGCGCGACCTGGCCGCCCTCGAGCGCCGCGGCATCGCCCGCCGCGTGCACGGCGGTGCCGTCGCCCGGTCGTCGGTGCAGGCCGTCGAGCTCGATCTGCTCGAGCGCGAGGCGCGCCAGTCGCCGCAGAAGCAGCGCATCGCCGCCGCGGCCCTGGCCTTCCTGCCCGCCGTCGACGGCAGCGTCATCATCGACGCCGGCACGTCGACCGCAGCCCTCGTCGACGCGCTCCCCGACGAGCACTCGCTGACCGCCGTCACGCACGGCGTCGCGACCGCCGCCCAGCTGGCCCGCCTCGGCCAGGTCGACCTCCACGTCATCGGCGGGCACGTGCGCGGTGCCACGGGTGCCGCGATCGGCGCCGGCACCGTCGCCGCCTACGAGACGGTCGGCGTCGACGTGGCCTTCGTCGGCACCAACGGCATCTCGATCGAGCGCGGGCTCACGACCGTCGACTTCGGCGAGGCCGCGGTCAAGCGCGCCATCGTCGCGCGTGCCGCACGCACCGTCGTGCTGGCCGACTCCTCCAAGCTCGACACCGACTACATCGTCACCTTCGCCGCGCTGTCGGCGATCGACGTGCTCGTCACCGACAGCGACGCGTCGACCGAGTGCGTCGCGCGGCTCCGCGAGGCGGGCGTCGAGGTGGTGCTCGCATGA
- a CDS encoding 1-phosphofructokinase family hexose kinase has product MIVTVTANPAIDRLLTLDGPLVRGAVGRTDASLDQPGGKGVNVARVIAAAGHEVVAVFPAAAHDSFVTAVEATALSHLAVPTAHRVRVNLTLAEADGTTTKLNAPGAELSTDELERLTAAIVTGSKGASWVVLSGSLPPGVPDDWYAGLTRTLRAQGSRVAVDASGAPLLAALGSPDHAPDLVKPNAHEVVDLVGGDADAIEADHELAAATAQRVRREHGPAAVLLTLGASGAVLATADGSWFAASPPIVPVSTVGAGDSSLAGYLLAEVDGHDAPGCLAVAVRHGSAAAALAGSTPPTPSDVARLDAVHPQQLSLHSHLSQKDGHVITHHG; this is encoded by the coding sequence ATGATCGTCACCGTCACCGCCAACCCCGCGATCGACCGCCTGCTGACGCTCGACGGCCCGCTCGTGCGAGGAGCCGTCGGCCGCACCGACGCCTCGCTCGACCAGCCCGGCGGCAAGGGTGTCAACGTGGCCCGCGTCATCGCCGCTGCGGGCCACGAGGTCGTCGCGGTGTTCCCGGCCGCTGCCCACGACTCCTTCGTGACCGCGGTCGAGGCGACGGCGCTGTCGCACCTCGCCGTGCCGACCGCCCACCGCGTCCGCGTCAACCTGACGCTGGCCGAGGCCGACGGCACCACGACCAAGCTCAACGCCCCGGGTGCAGAGCTGTCGACCGACGAGCTCGAGCGACTCACGGCCGCGATCGTCACGGGGTCGAAGGGTGCCTCCTGGGTCGTCCTGTCCGGCTCGCTGCCGCCCGGCGTGCCCGACGACTGGTACGCCGGCCTGACCCGCACCCTGCGGGCGCAGGGCTCCCGGGTCGCGGTCGACGCTTCCGGCGCGCCGCTCCTGGCCGCCCTCGGCTCGCCCGACCACGCGCCCGACCTGGTCAAGCCCAACGCCCACGAGGTCGTCGACCTGGTGGGAGGCGACGCCGACGCGATCGAGGCCGATCACGAGCTCGCCGCCGCGACGGCCCAGCGCGTCCGCCGCGAGCACGGGCCCGCAGCGGTGCTCCTGACGCTGGGTGCCTCGGGCGCGGTGCTCGCGACCGCCGACGGCTCGTGGTTCGCCGCATCGCCGCCGATCGTCCCGGTCAGCACCGTCGGCGCGGGCGACTCCTCGCTCGCCGGATACCTCCTCGCCGAGGTCGACGGGCACGATGCGCCCGGCTGCCTGGCGGTCGCGGTCCGGCACGGCAGCGCCGCCGCCGCGCTGGCGGGGTCGACGCCGCCGACCCCCTCCGACGTGGCCCGGCTCGACGCCGTCCATCCCCAGCAGCTCTCGCTCCACTCACACCTCTCACAGAAGGATGGCCATGTCATCACTCATCACGGCTGA
- a CDS encoding PTS fructose transporter subunit IIABC translates to MSSLITADLVSLDTDLGADAPSVITALAQRVADAGRATDPAQLVTDALARETQSATGLPGGIAIPHCRSEAVTEPTLAFARLVPGADFGASDGPADLVFLIAAPAGGGQEHLKLLSSLARALVRPDFTAALRAAPDAAALVALVDEVVSPAPAAEAAAAAPAAATSSATVTRIVAVTACPTGIAHTYMAADSLTQQAAQTDGVELQVETQGSAGAKPLSPETIAAADAVIFATDVGVKDQARFAGKPVVVSGVKRAINEPSVMIAEAVKASTDPRARRVEGGAATSEEHGAEGGSWGLRLRQWLLTGVSYMIPFVAAGGLLIALGFLLAGYDVAGDPASKILSENTLSNLPAAGDHALFGSSLLTYIGALLFLLGSWAFGFLVPALAGYIAYAIADRPGIAPGFVMGFLANQIGAGFLGGIVGGIIAGLIAHQIAKREAPRWLAGLMPVVIIPLVTTIIAGMLMLLVLGRPIADITNGLTDWLNGLSGGSIVLLGLLLGAMMAFDMGGPVNKAAYVFATTGLTAQAIAAGGTEVKIMAAVMVGGMVPPLAMALSTALRPGLYTSSERENGKAAWLLGAAFITEGAIPFAAADPLRVIPSMMLGSGVAGAISAGAGVTLAAPHGGIFVFFAVDQVLWFLVAIAVGTIISAASVTALKQLGRGAGDVVADAETAKVPAHA, encoded by the coding sequence ATGTCATCACTCATCACGGCTGACCTCGTCAGCCTCGACACCGACCTCGGTGCCGACGCGCCGAGCGTCATCACGGCTCTCGCTCAGCGGGTCGCCGACGCCGGCCGGGCGACCGACCCGGCACAGCTCGTCACCGACGCCCTCGCCCGCGAGACGCAGTCGGCCACGGGCCTGCCCGGTGGTATCGCCATCCCGCACTGCCGCTCCGAGGCCGTCACCGAGCCGACGCTGGCCTTCGCCCGGCTCGTGCCGGGTGCCGACTTCGGCGCATCGGACGGTCCCGCCGACCTCGTGTTCCTCATCGCTGCCCCCGCCGGCGGCGGACAGGAGCACCTCAAGCTGCTCTCGTCGCTGGCCCGTGCGCTGGTGCGCCCCGACTTCACCGCGGCCCTGCGCGCCGCCCCCGACGCCGCTGCCCTCGTCGCGCTGGTCGACGAGGTCGTGTCGCCCGCGCCGGCTGCCGAGGCCGCTGCCGCCGCTCCCGCCGCCGCGACGTCGTCCGCGACCGTGACGCGCATCGTGGCCGTCACCGCGTGCCCCACGGGCATCGCCCACACCTACATGGCCGCCGACTCGCTGACCCAGCAGGCCGCGCAGACCGACGGCGTCGAGCTGCAGGTCGAGACGCAGGGCTCGGCCGGTGCCAAGCCGCTGTCGCCCGAGACGATCGCCGCGGCCGACGCCGTGATCTTCGCGACCGACGTCGGCGTCAAGGACCAGGCGCGCTTCGCCGGCAAGCCCGTCGTCGTCAGCGGCGTCAAGCGCGCGATCAACGAGCCGTCGGTGATGATCGCCGAGGCCGTCAAGGCCTCCACCGATCCCCGTGCCCGCCGGGTCGAGGGAGGTGCCGCGACCTCCGAGGAGCACGGTGCCGAGGGCGGCAGCTGGGGCCTGCGCCTGCGCCAGTGGCTGCTGACGGGTGTCAGCTACATGATCCCGTTCGTGGCCGCCGGCGGACTGCTCATCGCCCTGGGCTTCCTGCTCGCGGGCTACGACGTCGCGGGCGACCCGGCGTCGAAGATCCTCTCCGAGAACACGCTGAGCAACCTGCCCGCCGCGGGCGACCACGCCCTGTTCGGCAGCAGCCTGCTGACCTACATCGGCGCCCTGCTGTTCCTGCTCGGCTCGTGGGCGTTCGGCTTCCTCGTGCCCGCGCTGGCCGGCTACATCGCCTATGCGATCGCCGACCGTCCGGGCATCGCACCGGGCTTCGTGATGGGCTTCCTGGCCAACCAGATCGGCGCCGGCTTCCTCGGCGGCATCGTGGGCGGCATCATCGCCGGACTCATCGCGCACCAGATCGCCAAGCGCGAGGCACCCCGCTGGCTGGCGGGACTCATGCCCGTCGTCATCATCCCGCTCGTCACGACGATCATCGCCGGCATGCTGATGCTGCTGGTGCTCGGCCGGCCCATCGCCGACATCACGAACGGCCTGACCGACTGGCTCAACGGCCTCTCCGGCGGATCGATCGTCCTGCTCGGTCTGCTGCTCGGCGCGATGATGGCCTTCGACATGGGCGGCCCGGTCAACAAGGCCGCCTACGTCTTCGCCACGACCGGCCTGACGGCCCAGGCGATCGCCGCTGGCGGCACCGAGGTCAAGATCATGGCCGCCGTGATGGTCGGCGGCATGGTGCCTCCGCTCGCGATGGCCCTCTCGACCGCGCTGCGGCCGGGCCTGTACACGTCCTCGGAACGCGAGAACGGCAAGGCGGCCTGGCTGCTCGGGGCCGCGTTCATCACCGAGGGCGCGATCCCGTTCGCGGCAGCCGACCCGCTGCGCGTCATCCCGTCGATGATGCTGGGCTCCGGCGTGGCCGGTGCGATCTCGGCCGGCGCAGGCGTGACGCTCGCGGCTCCGCACGGCGGCATCTTCGTGTTCTTCGCGGTCGACCAGGTGCTGTGGTTCCTGGTCGCGATCGCAGTGGGCACGATCATCAGCGCCGCGTCCGTCACAGCGCTGAAGCAGCTCGGTCGGGGAGCCGGCGACGTCGTCGCCGACGCCGAGACCGCCAAGGTGCCGGCCCACGCCTGA
- a CDS encoding HPr family phosphocarrier protein, giving the protein MPSKTVTVGSSVGLHARPAGTIAAAAAGLDVPVTLALVGGDPVDAGSALMIMTLGAGAGTEVVVESDDAAAVETIAALVEADLDAE; this is encoded by the coding sequence ATGCCCAGCAAGACCGTGACCGTCGGCTCGTCCGTCGGACTGCACGCCCGCCCCGCCGGCACCATCGCGGCGGCCGCCGCCGGACTCGACGTCCCGGTGACGCTCGCCCTCGTCGGTGGCGACCCGGTCGACGCCGGGTCGGCGCTGATGATCATGACGCTGGGTGCCGGTGCCGGCACCGAGGTCGTCGTGGAGTCCGACGACGCCGCGGCCGTCGAGACCATAGCGGCGCTCGTCGAGGCCGACCTCGACGCGGAGTAG